A genomic region of SAR324 cluster bacterium contains the following coding sequences:
- a CDS encoding ribonuclease H-like domain-containing protein, with protein MERILYFDLETKRAAEEVGGWNNIEDMGMSVGVIWDSFDEQHHVYLDYQAPQLLEHCRKADLIVGFNHVEFDYRVLAGECSGQQEQRTRLRTELAGLPNLDMLTELKKLLGHRLKLESLARPTLGAGKSADGLQALQWYREDKLDKIIEYCKVDVEVTRDLHLYALEHGELLYDSRSGIKTVSVTWGQQAPKREVQQMSLF; from the coding sequence ATGGAACGGATCCTGTACTTTGACCTGGAAACGAAGCGCGCAGCCGAGGAAGTTGGCGGCTGGAATAATATTGAAGACATGGGAATGTCTGTCGGAGTGATCTGGGACAGCTTCGATGAACAACACCATGTCTACTTAGACTATCAAGCGCCACAACTATTGGAACACTGCCGCAAGGCTGATTTGATCGTGGGCTTTAACCACGTGGAATTCGACTACCGCGTCTTGGCCGGTGAATGTTCAGGCCAGCAGGAACAGCGGACAAGACTACGCACAGAACTAGCTGGCTTGCCCAATCTGGATATGCTGACTGAACTGAAGAAATTACTCGGGCATCGCCTAAAATTAGAATCACTCGCCCGACCGACACTGGGAGCCGGCAAATCAGCTGACGGATTGCAGGCACTCCAGTGGTATCGTGAAGACAAGTTAGATAAAATCATCGAATATTGTAAGGTCGATGTCGAGGTAACTCGTGATCTTCATCTCTACGCCTTGGAGCATGGCGAGTTGCTCTATGACTCACGGAGTGGAATCAAAACCGTATCTGTCACCTGGGGACAGCAGGCTCCCAAACGAGAGGTACAGCAGATGTCCTTGTTCTAA